The Acanthopagrus latus isolate v.2019 chromosome 1, fAcaLat1.1, whole genome shotgun sequence genomic interval TTAAGCTCACACAAACCGCTTCCTATTCAAATGCTTTGTCTATACACATTGTTTCAAAAAGTGACATGAGTCGCAGTGAAACCAGCCTTGTTAAAAAGCTTAATGGACCAATCTTAGGTCCTACTGGGCTAGCCAAAACCATGGCAATGTACACTACTGTAAATGTTTATGCTTAAGTTAGGGTCAGTTTATCACtattaaatattgaaatatcaaaaatgCTTTGGTTGACAATGACCAAAATGCCAACTAATTAATGtcttaatgtaatgtaaacCAAAATATCCAATATCAAGCTTCAGTTTTAAAttaagctttaaaatgtttttcctgaCACACGGCATAATAagatgtaattaaaatgtaattaggTTTCTTAAAAGGcacagttaaaaacataaattacaGTCAGTATAAATGGTTATGATTTTAGGATGGATTACTGTGATGTTTCTGGAGAAGCTGTATGAACTGTACTGTATTAATAAGTTATTAAAATGTCAGGAAAGGAAGTAAAATCCAATCCTATAGTTGGAAtggaaaaaactgtgaaatgttttccttcttcctgaTCATTACTAATACCCTAATAAACCAGAAGAACCTGTTGTAATTGTAACCTACATATTCTGATATGTAATATATCTTAAGTAATCACTTAACAccattgggtttttttgtctttcacacTTCCTTGTGTATCTGAGTCAGTTAGAAGGCACCCAGAATTTTCAAGCTGCCTGCACAGTtacttccctcttcctctctccccatccTCGTCAATGACCTAGTTTGGAGTTTATAGCTTTGCtctctgaaatgaaaaccaGAAGGAATTTTCCTCTCCATATGCCTTTCTATACTTCAAACAATGCCAGCAAGGTCTTGTGCGTCAGGACCATTATTTACAGAAGCGGGTGGTGTATGTGAGACAACTTGTTTCATGACAGCATGTGTTATCTGTCATTTGCCCACACTTAATCTTGCAGGTGCCCAGTGACAGCCAGGAGTGGATCACTTACACGCAGGTCTAATGATCTCTGTTCTTGTGACCCTGAGTGTCCACCATATAGCATCCAGTCATCCTCTTTGCAAGCAATATTGAGTAtgtctaatttaatatttgcgcacccaaaaatgaaaatatttgattgGGCTGGTGTCTGATCTCATCCTTTGTAATGACGTTCCCAACAGGTCAGGGCCCTGGATTGCCTGAGGTGGTTGGTAGGAGCcgtaatgatttttttcacaaacattgGCTTAATGACGTCACACCCCTGCCAGCAGCACTCACTCATTGCCCCGTTTGTTTGTATCTGACGTCAAtggtgttttgtatttgtgatgCAATAAGCCTTTAGTCATTTCAGAGAAAAATTTGAGAACAGCATCAAAGAAATCCTAAAGTGTGGCAGCACTCCCAGTGTCATCTGTTGTCCGCTGACCCATCCTACATCCAGGACAAACATACACGCCAACCCATCCTCTACACTCTACCACTGCAAATCAGTTTGCCCAGTATGAGGAACGCTTATATACTGTTATACGCTATCTGTTACTATGCAAGTCTGTTTATTGGTTGGTAGGTTTTACCCAACAACCCAAAAGaccacaaaaaaacccaaaacaaaacaaaacaaaacaaaaatggatttCCATAAAAATTATGATCCAAAACATGGATCCAAATAAGGGGATGGTTCCAGgattttttctcactttcttttgcATTGCAATCTAgcattgtatttgtttttcaacatttttgtcagtttctgaAGGAATGCTGTATGGATCTTGATGGGGATGAAAATccatatttaggtggctggtatctatgagcgTGAGATACAAATGGCATCATGTGCTTGTTTctaacattaaaaataattgaaCCTTTTTAAATAGAACACTTTCTTATAAAATGATCACTCTCCTTGTTATGAATTTCCTCAGAGTACTTTGGAAATGCAGCTGTATCGACTGTCTTTTGTTTGGTGGTATGTTTGTTCTTCATCTCTAAGCAGTCCTCATGAAGTATCTTAATCTTGAAAGTGCTCTTGACCAAAATGTTCCTATTTTTCCGGGTGCCAGAAAAGTCAGCTGATAAAAATAGCAGAGGTTGACCTCTGGGTGGATACTGTCTCTATTACACAACCTTTTTCATAAGCCCCAGAGATGGGACACTGCTGCTGAGGAAGTTAGAAGTGTTCTGCGGTCAGAGTGTTGGTCCTAGGAGACCTTGAGGACAAGGATTTTCATCTTgcctatgagaaaatgacccagCAATGAGCTTCAGCCCTTTTTGCTCTCAGCCTGTACAAGTAAAACAAGGTCAACTATTCAAATGCTTAGTGGAAACTCATACCTGCTCATTTTTgcgtgttttatttatttatttttttggtttattttttggtacaaatgttattaaaataaataattggaGTTGGTTTTCTCAAATAACCAGTTTACCAGTTATCCTGTGGTATCTTTCCCCAATATCTCAAGATGTACAGTATCACCTTAGGTCTCGTtctaaaacaggaaacacaatgtttttaagaCAATATTTAGGGATGaatgatatgtattttttccaacCGTTACTAATAACTTGCATTTACCGGCCTCACATGGTGGATATTGACAAGATAAccaataatttcacatttttgtatttcagaaagaagttcatgacCTGTAGGAGATTCACACCTGGGGGCAGAACGGCTtagatgtaaaaataaattatcTTCGCAATTATATTATACATCTCCTGTtagattaacatttttaatgatttttgcatcaatgtgatgaagtaccattattttacatttagaaaaatgtctgaaaaacgTTTTCTGTACTTAATTTCTTGACAGTTAAATTGAGGTATCActcaaaggtttaaaaaaagcattgGTATGTCCTAGAGAgcttttttcctgtatttgtttgcaTGCAACTATATTTAAGTTGATTTGTTATGCCATAAGTTCAAGCCAGATAATGGCTGGGCTTCCTGCCAATGCTCTTGTTTTCTTGCCCGGTTGTACGTTCCACACGTATTCATGCAGCAATGCAGCCCTTTGTTCTagtcttaaaatgtattatgaGTCCCCTTGGAACTCCTGGGTTTCCCGAAGCCACCTCCCTGAGCCAGGCACTTCTTGTTTTCCATACCCATGCCCTTAGTCACATTCCCTGTTGCCCAAatgggaaaatgttttcagtgtaagCAGGAAGGGATTACATAACCATGTATTGTTTTTTACAATTTCTTTCATGCGTTCCATGGAAAGCGCATTAAATCTCCAGCCAAATTCCAGAAACCGTTAGTCATGGCTTGGCGAATAGAGGTGTGTCCGTCAAAATGTATCACCATGGAGACTGGAGGATACATGCACAGTTGTTCCAGCTGGCCTACGAAGcggttttgttatttttttcctgtgttagCGTGATACAGCATTTTAGGATGAATATGTACAGTGGTGGAGCTAGGTTACCATGTCTGTTTGGGTTGATGTGTCATCAATGCCTGCTCCTTATTCCATTGACCGCAGGGCAGGTCCGTGTTTGCTTTTAAACTGCTACTTTGGATGCTTACTCAGAAATGACGTCAAATCCGGTTTGATGTCCAATAAAGTTAATAATGCAACACAATTCTCAGGTACACAACTCATTGTTGTTAGCTTTTTGTTTAGCACATACTTGTCACACACCCCCAAGTCGTGTGCACCTATTCTGTCTGTGATACTCTTTCAGTGTTATACATTGTCAACACTGTTTGCAACATTAGATTGTAGGTCAATATAGACTCAAGTAATTGCCTCGATAAGTTCCCAGTTATTTGCATTTATCTGTGTATTTTGAACCATGTCAGTAGAACACTTCATGATGTGTGACTGGAGCAGCGTTTTATAGGGAGCGTCAAAGGATATGACTGTAAGCTAGATCCTGTTAAAGATGAGCTGACATATTATGGGTGGACTGTAGTGTCAAGGTTTGTTGACTAAAACAAGCTCAAATGAAAACTGTGTAGCAGAAGCTttcaaaagtcaaagtcaatCATGCAGTCAGGGCCTGAAAATGAACAAGGCACCTGTCGACGCCTGTTGTACAGACCAATTTCATAGTTGTTCGTTTGATTCAGAAATTAATGTGACATTAATTAATATGTACATTTGTAACAACCAAGTCAGTTAAATGATCAGATGCGTGGCACAATTGGGTCATTGTGTGTTTCAAAAAACCAACGTCATGCCCTTCCCAATTTGAAGAATAACCTGGTATTCtggacttcctgtttcctgtttttaacactgaaactgcGGGCTATCAGTGCACATGAGGCAACAAGTTGTACCTTtgtttgatttagtttgtttttcatgagcGGAGCGAGGCTCTGATGGAGGCCTTTTGTACCGCTTTATAGTTTACTGTCTTGTGTGAAGTGAACCCTATGTTTTCGTACAGTATGTAAGCCCATTGTTTGAATGAAAAGTGGTGGTGTTTTTCACTGCACATGGCATTTGCGGTTGAGTTTGTTGTTGAcctgtggttgtttttaatgGTTGAAACTGATGTTTACAGTCAGTGCTGTTGTGCTGACGGCAGTACAAAGCCTGCGCTCAGTGTTCCAGAGCATCggggcagaaaaacagagctcAGCATTCGCTCAGTCAGTGGACAGTGGGCAGCTGAGTAGCCCTGGCAGCGGTATGCCAGGAGCTGCTGAACCCTACTGACTGCCTACTCTGACAGAGGACAAAGGCTGCTCTTCCACATGCAAAACAGTCTCAACCTACTCTTGTGTTTGATTCTTTatgtgtaaacatttttatattgtcAGACCAATTTGATACAAGTGGTTCTTTGTTGAATTTTGAGCTCTATCTTATGTCtcagcgatttttttttttcttgccatgttttttttttcacacaagcTCCAAGACACTCTGGTTGTCCTCTGCTCCGTAGAACACAGCTCTTTTATCAGAGAGGCTCAGCTGATACCAACTCAGCCGACCCCAAAAGTCTTGTGAGCAGCACTCTCTCTTTCAGTTGATCTCTCACAATCTGTCCCTGCTCTCATATTTGAGGCACTATTATTTTCAGCAATACTGTTTAATTCCAGTCTTTGTCCCCCTTGATGCTGGAAGTTTTGCAATGGATGTGATCGTACACTCACATTGTCCACATTTTAgtattttctctcatctttcttGATGTCTTTTCCTCCCTGCTTCTTTGTAAAATCTCCATCATTCACTCACAGATAAAACATTGATTCATACAAGATGTTAAAGAGGAAATATCCTGTTGGTTTTCACAGCTGAGAGACATTACCTAACCGCCTCAGACCAGCGCAGTGTTATGACTAACTTTGGCTGTGTCTCCGGTACACACTATCACGAACATCACTTAGTTTAATCTTGACTGTTGACTGTCTGGTCTGGTGTTTTAGACGAACCAGTCCTGCAAGCACAGCAATCAGATCCAAGATGGGAGAATAGAATGGCCgtgataaagaagaagaagaaatgggtgctgctgctgacattatGCCAGCCGAAGCCCAGTTGCATAACAGCTGGCTGGCCCCTGCacaacagctgacagctgaggtTGCCAATGTTATGCAGATTTTAAGAACACGTAATTGGAAGACAGGAGTCTTGCACCTGGCCTCAGCACCGCTTATTGTGCAGCCCTTTTCTGTGTAAAAGAATTAAGAGGTGCGTTTGTTGAGTCAGGGCCATTTTTTGCTGTGGCTTAGCTCAAGGGAGGTTTGAAACGGTACAAAGTTGAAGGCGCTTTTGTTTTGCCTCTCACTTGTTTGCTGCAGAGAGCTGTTCTCTGCCCACCTAATCAGATTCTTCAGTCCTTCTTAGCTCAATACTTGCATTCTTTAAGAGTCTGAACTTTTTCTAATGAAGTTTATGTAAGCTGGCAATACAAAACCCATTGTTGCTGTGTGGTATTTTTAGGCTGTATTTATCCTGAGCCTTTCAGTAATACATATTGAATTAAACCTCAGCATTGTCTTTATAAACAAAATCTTAACTAAGACAGAATACCTTGTTTTAGGAAGTAGTCGAAAAAAATCTTTACCCCCTGATGAACTCCttgttttttgatttaaaaatgtattgttgtaATACCAACATGGACCATGAGCAACCgtagaaagattttttttgtcttttaaccCTCAAATTAAactcagatttttctttttttaatttggtgagCTACTGTGATGCTATGTAGAAAAGAGATAATAAAGCATTGTCTGTTACTTGACTAAAACCCATTTGGCTACCTTCATACACTGAAGACCATAAAGAGTAACAACCCCTCTCTTAAAGCGTTGTGGTTTTTTAGTCATTTATTCCCTCTGCACAGCATGGTGAGAGACGACACTGCAGTTATtgaaatgtctgtctttttcctccCACTGAATTCGCTAAAATGAAACCTTAAAACTAAAAGTTATCTCCTGAGATtgaaatccacttttttttagctgaacagtttcctttcctctttcagGCCTATGAGCGCCGGTTTCCCACCTGTCACCTCATCCCCATGTTTGTGGCGAGTGACGTGGTGGATGAGGAGAACAGCGAGGACGGTTCTACCCAAAAGATTGAGCGCCGCTGTGCCCTGGATGTTGACGCCCCGCGCCTGCTCAAAAGGGTAtgatgtttatatatgtatgtgtttacatgttaGCTCTAGGTACATACAGTAGTTTATTAAACTTCAACTTTAAGTTTAATGTTGGTGTCTCATGTCAGTTTAGTATCTTGTgactatgtttgtgtgttttgcttttcagaTTGCAGGTGTGGACTACGTCTACTTCATCCAGAAAAACACGCTGAACAGAAAGGAGAGGACTCTTCACATCGAGTCCCATAATGAGACCTTCTCCAACAGGGTCATCATCCATGAGACCTGCTGCTATTCGGTCAGTAGCATTCACACCCCTGTGTTGTTTAGTGCAGGTTGTGTCCAAAATCCGCTCACAACACACAagtatatataaaatatatacacgTTAGTATCCTGATCCTGTCAGTTTTCATGACTTCTTCAGCCCATTGCATTATACAGAACCATCTACGTATATTTTCACAGACaaatgagcaaacacatttgcattctGAAAAGCAGTTGTTCAGCTGCTGAATGGCCGCCAGCACACCCGTATTAATGGATGTGCCTTCTCTAATCTCCTCCCTGCTACACCTGCAGAGAAAACCATGTTATGACTAGCACTGAGTATGTTGCTCGCTATCTTGGCTCATCTCTGTCTGAATCATTCGGTCCCCTTACATTCTGCCGAACCACGTTCAAATGCAGATCTGAAACCAGCatgtctttcctcttttcctgaCCCCACTGTGTGCTGCATGCTTTACTCTTAACTTCAGATCTGTGTATTCATGAATGGATGTGCTCTGAGCTAATGAGGTCAAGCACATCGCATTAGCCTCCAACCAACTAGAGTGCTAATTTTAGGTCCAATGCCGCACAGAGGTTCTTATTGTGTGCTTTAGCGCACTATGCTAACAGTAACCAGAGTGGACAGCTCAATTAAAGAGATAATGGACCTGGCTTAAGCTGAAATATTTTGGTAGCCAAGGGTAATAAAGCTACTAGCACATCGCCTTCATAATTCATTAAACTCTTTACGTAAATTTAATGATGTTGTTGCCTGAGTTCAAATGGATTCAAATTATTTGTTGAAATATCAGAGATGTCTTCTTCAATTTTAATGGCAGAGTCCTTAAATATCTGGTATATTAGTGAAATAAGACATGAATAAGCATGCAATATTTGATCGTATTTCTCATCAGCTTCTGCAAAGCAATGATCTGTGCATGAAGCTGCTGGCTGAATGTTTTATACACTAATCTTTGAATGGATTTTGCTCAGCTTTATTTTGCTAATACCATCCTTCAGTAAATGTCAGCATCAGCCCTGGGCTCAGGACattcatataaaacacataTAGAAGCCACCAAAACGAAATCATTTTTaggtgtttggtttttttttttcatcttaagCACCTTCCCTGTAGAGTGGCAATAGCAGAGCTTCAGtcaaacaacagacagatggaaaatgATTCTCCTTTATATTACAGCATTTATCTTCAGTTTAGTCTCAAACAGAATCTCTGTTATGCTGCTATTTAACATCACCTCTCATAACCTTTGCACACCGGAAACACgtgtttgcttcttttctttttgcattttgtcctATTTTTAAAACTGTTCGTGTGTAAAAGACTGGCTAATTTTGTAtagacagactgacacacacactcccactcaCAGTGCACAGAGTGAAAATTGCTCTTTGCGTGCGTCACCATGAAGCTGGGTGTGTGGTTACCATAGAAACCTGAACATGTTGTTTCTGCATGggtatacagtatattatacagtacatgttaTTGTGTGTTGGTACAGGTTCATCCAGAGAATGAGGACTGGACGTGTTTTGAACAGACAGCGAGTCTGGACATCAAGTCCTTCTTCGGCTTTGAGAGTACAGTGGAAAAGATTGCTATGAAGCAGTATGCCAGCAGTAtcaaaaaggtgtgtgtgtctgtgtgttttgttaaacCAAATCATTACATGAACATgtgaactttgtattttttgtgtatgcacagaaacagaatcagttAACAGCAGATGAGATAGTTACATAATGCATCATTATGGGTGCCATGTGGTTCATGGAGAACTGGCATCAGTCTATTTTGTCAAGTTTGGTGTTACAGTGTTTCTACAGCATGAGTCAGTTGGTCCGTCTCATGCAATAATTGCATACATAAGCTTGTATAATCTCTTTGAGTGGACAGGGGTCTTCTGCTGTGGATTCAGTGAGTCATCTGCATTTGTTCAGAACGGATGTGGGCAATGTTGAATGCATCCCTTTATTTCCTAGTTGGAAATGGTTAGCCTTTCTTGGTTAGAAGTACATAAGAAGATATAGTATCAggtgtattgtttgttttgttttccaaatcCATCTCTTCAATCATATTTTCTTGAATTCAGAGCCTCTAATGCTATTTTGCTATAACTGTGACTCGTCAaaacttgtgtttgtgacaggGAAAAGAAATCATAGAGTTCTACCTGAAGGAGCTAGAAGATGAAGGGATCACCCAGGTGCCACGTTGgactccctcctcccttcccctGACTCTCACAAGGCCAACTTGCCTTGCCACCAGCCCACCAGTCCTTCCCAAACTCGCAGTCACGCCCGCTGTTTCTGTCCCGCTGCCCACCGACGTTAAGGACTGCAGCTCTCAGGACACCAAGCAGGACAACAGCGCAGTTCAGGCTGACAGCCTAACAGATATCCTGGCTGGTACACCTGAAGGTCTGTCACAACAGATGATTCAACAATTAGGGCCAGCACTTCTTGCAGTTTGTGAAAACCTGTATACTGACACTAAAGTAGCACTTTAAACATGCCTAATTATTTAGTTATGGAGGAAAATCACTTTGGGAAAATAATTCTAACAAAGATGgttattaaatgttttgaactgACAGAAATCAAAACATATTATGTGGTTTTGGTTTCCTTAAAAGTTCATACACATGTTAATTCACCCTGTGTGGACTGAATAATGTTAATTATAGtatttgtgttcttgtgttgcAGATAAGCTGGATGCAGACTATATCAAACGTTACCTAGGTGACCTGACCCCCCTACAGGAGAGCTGTCTAATCAGGCTTCGCAAATGGCTGCAGGAGACGCACAAGGGAAAGGTAATGTTGTGTTTGGCAGTGTTAGTTATAAGgataaaaatagaaaaggaaTTTTGAAGTATGATGACCTAAGAATACCTAGATGACCTAAGACATTACTGTTTACCTCCAAACATCCaatcatcatcagtgacatGACAGACATGATATGACTGAAGTCAGGTTGTAGTAAGTTTTGATTCATATTAAATATGATAGGAAGGCAACTTTTTACATGCTTATATGACTGACTGACCTCCTGTTTGCTGGCGTTCCATTCAGTTGAACCAATTTACAGTGACCTTGGCAgtgtggtgacagctgtgaaagtttttgttcttttataattttttcattcatttgtttacaaAGCCAGTACAGCTAAACATGCTCCCCTTACGATCTAGATCCCTAAGGACGAGCACATACTGCGTTTCCTGCGTGCCAGGGACTTCAACATGGACAAGGCGCGGGAGATCCTTTGCCAGTCGCTGACCTGGAGGAAGCAGCACCAGGTGGACTACCTGCTGGAGACCTGGACCTCACCACAGGTCCTCCAGGACTACTACACTGGGGGCTGGCACCACCATGATAGAGGTAGGCCTTGATAGAGGGAACCAGTGTGTGTaagcaaaaaagaaagtcaCATCTACGTCTACAGCCATACTCCAAGACAGCTGAACTTGGAAACATGCTACAGTCTCTAGTGTGCATACATTAGCGAACACATAAACATATGATTTATGTCAGAGCTGGCTATACTTGCACTGTTAACTGGAGGTATATCTCAGTTCTCCAGTTCCATACAGACTCGAgttacatgcacacatacatgcacacaagccACTTGTCAGAACTACTTGGTTATCCCAATAGCTTACGCACACTTGCACAAAGTCACATTCTTCACTCTGCAGCATGCTGCAGATTCCTTATTTGGAACTGTTGACACTATAAACCAGATTTAAGGGACTTTTATGTTCCCACATCAGTGAACAGTTTATCttctcatttcagtctttcTAGTTGTTAGGGACAGGGACCAAACATCAAAGCATTTCTCAGTGAACACTGTCACTTATGGTCTTAGACAATACAAGAACAGACAGGCAAACTATGCAAATCTTTCCATGTAACATGAAGCCTTGCAAAAAGTAAACAGTGTGATACGTCATGTAAATGCTTGTTTTATTcccttttattctttatttctagATGGTCGTCCTTTGTACATCCTGAGGTTGGGCCAGATGGACACCAAAGGACTTGTCCGTGCTCTTGGAGAAGAGTCTCTTCTCAGACATGTATGTAACACAAGTTGCGACACTCTTCTAACTTGTGTGTAACAGTGTAGGTCCATAAGTTTATAGGTCAGGCTGTTGGTGGTTGGATTACAGATTGGCGGAGTTAATATACGCTGGCACGACCTGACACAGGAATTAACACCAGGatgtatacagtacagtgtatatatataaatagcCTGCTTGTTTATAATTTGGTCCAATTACCAGTGTGAGCTAAATGCCTGAAACTTAATATCACAACAGATGACTGAGTTCATGGTGTGTCATTTTAGGTGCTGTCTATTAATGAGGAGGGTCTGAGACGTTGTGAGGAGAACACCAAGGTGTTTGGCCGACCCATCAGGT includes:
- the si:dkey-237i9.1 gene encoding SEC14-like protein 1 isoform X2; this translates as MVQKYQSPVRVYKHPFELVMAAYERRFPTCHLIPMFVASDVVDEENSEDGSTQKIERRCALDVDAPRLLKRIAGVDYVYFIQKNTLNRKERTLHIESHNETFSNRVIIHETCCYSVHPENEDWTCFEQTASLDIKSFFGFESTVEKIAMKQYASSIKKGKEIIEFYLKELEDEGITQVPRWTPSSLPLTLTRPTCLATSPPVLPKLAVTPAVSVPLPTDVKDCSSQDTKQDNSAVQADSLTDILAGTPEDKLDADYIKRYLGDLTPLQESCLIRLRKWLQETHKGKIPKDEHILRFLRARDFNMDKAREILCQSLTWRKQHQVDYLLETWTSPQVLQDYYTGGWHHHDRDGRPLYILRLGQMDTKGLVRALGEESLLRHVLSINEEGLRRCEENTKVFGRPISCWTCLVDLEGLNMRHLWRPGVKALLRIIEVVEANYPETLGRLLILRAPRVFPVLWTLVSPFIDENTRKKFLIYAGNDYQGPGGLVDYIDKEIIPDFLGGECMCEVPEGGLVPKSMYRTAEELENEDVRLWTETIYQSASVFKGAPHEVLIEIIDASSVITWDFDMCKGDVVFNIYHSKRAPQPPRKEALGAHGITSPGGNNVQLIDKSWTLGQDYSMVESPLTCKEGESVQGSHITRWPGFYILQWKFYNMPACSATNLPRVDDVLATLQVSSHKCKVMYYTEVLGSEDFRGSMTSLESSHSGFSQLSAATTSSSQSQSSSMISR
- the si:dkey-237i9.1 gene encoding SEC14-like protein 1 isoform X1, translated to MVQKYQSPVRVYKHPFELVMAAYERRFPTCHLIPMFVASDVVDEENSEDGSTQKIERRCALDVDAPRLLKRIAGVDYVYFIQKNTLNRKERTLHIESHNETFSNRVIIHETCCYSVHPENEDWTCFEQTASLDIKSFFGFESTVEKIAMKQYASSIKKGKEIIEFYLKELEDEGITQVPRWTPSSLPLTLTRPTCLATSPPVLPKLAVTPAVSVPLPTDVKDCSSQDTKQDNSAVQADSLTDILAGTPEDKLDADYIKRYLGDLTPLQESCLIRLRKWLQETHKGKIPKDEHILRFLRARDFNMDKAREILCQSLTWRKQHQVDYLLETWTSPQVLQDYYTGGWHHHDRDGRPLYILRLGQMDTKGLVRALGEESLLRHVLSINEEGLRRCEENTKVFGRPISCWTCLVDLEGLNMRHLWRPGVKALLRIIEVVEANYPETLGRLLILRAPRVFPVLWTLVSPFIDENTRKKFLIYAGNDYQGPGGLVDYIDKEIIPDFLGGECMCEVPEGGLVPKSMYRTAEELENEDVRLWTETIYQSASVFKGAPHEVLIEIIDASSVITWDFDMCKGDVVFNIYHSKRAPQPPRKEALGAHGITSPGGNNVQLIDKSWTLGQDYSMVESPLTCKEGESVQGSHITRWPGFYILQWKFYNMPACSATNLPRVDDVLATLQVSSHKCKVMYYTEVLGSEDFRTACCDVQSLGSMTSLESSHSGFSQLSAATTSSSQSQSSSMISR